A stretch of the Medicago truncatula cultivar Jemalong A17 chromosome 5, MtrunA17r5.0-ANR, whole genome shotgun sequence genome encodes the following:
- the LOC11409365 gene encoding E3 ubiquitin ligase BIG BROTHER-related, translating into MAHQGRPGTSASPPTNPPRRVRTMQTISANPVRDLWAARNRLTEELLARDLQNESQESTDNSESSDEEMGGLTEQEILRHIQQKTYQSCPNETSTHNQTCTICQEDYVEGEKIGRLDCMDIFHLDCIKQWLELRNVCPICKETALEIDEDEDA; encoded by the exons ATGGCCCATCAAGGGAGGCCTGGTACTTCTGCATCACCACCAACAAACCCTCCTCGTCGGGTGCGGACAATGCAGACAATATCAGCGAATCCAGTTCGTGATCTTTGGGCAGCAAGGAATAGGCTCACGGAAGAG TTGTTGGCAAGGGACTTGCAAAATGAATCTCAAGAAAGCACTGATAATTCAGAGAGTAGTGACGAG GAAATGGGAGGGCTTACAGAGCAGGAAATCCTCAGGCACATCCAACAAAAGACTTACCAGTCCTGCCCTAATGAAACAAGCACCCATAACCAAACCTGTACCATATGCCAG GAAGACTATGTGGAGGGGGAGAAGATTGGTAGACTTGATTGTATGGATATATTTCATCTTGACTGCATCAAACAATGGTTGGAGCTGAGGAATGTTTGTCCAATCTGTAAGGAGACAGCTCTGGAaattgatgaagatgaggatGCATAA
- the LOC11405780 gene encoding E3 ubiquitin-protein ligase MBR1 has product MAHQFRLGNWLREESSPVREARQLRYMRLINSSDNHASSSSSSPPRLFGSSLGMVPTSYNALGGSSSNNNNNPSTNSHFINGGLARASFIPARETGAGPAVGYDYQRSGPPAGNSSNANSISSFYGGINNNTTTTGGPSNDDDQRRANLLLKRSRSPNALNRGETSAQGSQGDEGSSRRRTLPSFFHTHQDNVNMSSSSSSTSWRDFDNTMNDAALARAGPSTYGTTSATWSPLYSPPRGTIGLFEDDRPIPYHNAPHSDFLTEPLDIPSMLCRQEHPRTNFNIGRHDPSPASRSAYASFLYPSTTTGGARGSSSRSTSRRQNNNNNVDIFDLIHEQRMDEAYAENMINVQQHARLLPGGRVNRFSVPTINLGMPSSFVPPRQPPPPSDPSLSNYMLNPPPPPPRSRFSTVEQTGEYMQTNSTFARSENPSRPGGNNRIFISTSNELREERNALRDEIFNTIHHLRNGGSARIEDLLLLDCSIVLNLLDSQELMDQMNDSDDWPYEIISALESDQWESVETGLTEQEIFRYIQQETYRINLEETSTQNQTCTICQEDYVKGERIGRLDCMHIFHLDCIKQWLELKNVCPICNQTALEIDEDEEET; this is encoded by the exons ATGGCACATCAATTTCGTTTAGGAAATTGGCTAAGAGAGGAGAGCAGCCCGGTTCGCGAAGCAAGGCAATTAAGATATATGAGGCTAATCAATTCTTCAGATAATCAtgcttcatcttcatcctcttctcCTCCAAGATTATTTGGTTCGTCTCTTGGCATGGTTCCTACTAGTTACAATGCTTTGGGGGGTAgtagcagcaacaacaacaataaccctAGCACTAATTCCCACTTCATCAATGGAGGACTGGCACGCGCATCGTTCATCCCGGCTAGAGAAACTGGAGCTGGACCTGCTGTAGGATATGACTACCAAAGAAGTGGACCTCCTGCAGGAAATAGTAGTAATGCTAATTCCATTTCATCATTCTATGGAGGAATTAACAACAACACCACCACCACTGGTGGTCCTAGCAACGATGATGATCAACGTCGTGCTAATTTATTGTTAAagagaagcagatcaccaaatGCATTAAATAGAGGTGAAACTTCTGCTCAAGGTTCACAGGGTGATGAAGGTTCTAGTAGAAGACGCActcttccttctttttttcatACTCATCAAGACAACGTCAACATGtcgtcatcatcttcatcaacatcttGGAGGGACTTTGACAACACGATGAACGACGCTGCTCTTGCACGTGCAGGACCAAGTACTTATGGTACTACTTCTGCTACTTGGTCTCCACTTTATAGTCCTCCTCGTGGTACAATAGGTCTTTTTGAAGATGATCGTCCAATTCCATATCATAATGCACCTCATTCTGATTTTCTCACTGAGCCTCTCGATATTCCTAGCATGTTATGTCGTCAAGAGCATCCTAGGACAAACTTCAACATAGGAAGACACGATCCTTCTCCTGCTTCTAGATCCGCCTATGCATCATTTCTATATCCCTCTACAACAACAGGTGGAGCAAGAGGTTCTTCTTCTCGAAGCACAAGCCGGAGgcagaacaacaacaataacgTGGACATCTTTGATCTTATTCATGAACAACGAATGGATGAAGCATATGCTGAAAATATGATAAATGTTCAACAACATGCAAGGTTATTGCCAGGAGGCCGTGTAAATCGATTTAGTGTTCCAACTATTAATCTTGGGATGCCTAGCAGTTTTGTACCACCACGGCAACCACCTCCACCTTCAGATCCATCATTGAGTAATTACATGCTAAATCCTCCTCCACCTCCTCCTAGATCGAGGTTTAGCACTGTTGAACAAACTGGTGAGTACATGCAGACCAATTCAACATTCGCAAGATCAGAGAATCCATCTCGTCCTGGCGGTAATAACCGCATTTTCATTTCAACTTCTAATGAACTTAGGGAAGAGAGGAACGCTCTCAGGGATGAG ATTTTTAACACCATACATCATCTTCGCAACGGTGGCTCTGCGCGTATAGAG GACTTGCTTTTACTTGACTGCTCAATTGTCCTAAATCTATTGGACTCTCAAGAACTCATGGATCAAATGAATGATTCAGATGACTGGCCGTACGAG ATAATTTCGGCACTTGAGAGTGATCAATGGGAGAGTGTTGAGACAGGACTGACAGAACAAGAAATCTTCAGATACATTCAACAGGAAACTTATCGGATCAATCTTGAGGAAACAAGTACTCAGAATCAAACATGTACCATATGCCAG GAGGACTATGTGAAGGGCGAGAGAATCGGCAGACTTGATTGTATGCATATCTTTCATCTTGACTGCATCAAACAATGGCTGGAATTGAAGAATGTCTGTCCAATCTGCAACCAGACAGCGCTAGAaattgatgaagatgaggaagaaacGTAG